From Aegilops tauschii subsp. strangulata cultivar AL8/78 chromosome 5, Aet v6.0, whole genome shotgun sequence:
GTGATCTAAAATGTCTTATATAtttttacagagggagtatttaaTAGAATATCATTATTTGTGGGATGTGATACATATGTAAAATTCTCTTTTTCTGCAGAtaaatggcaaacaatgttgtaTCGGTGCTAGCGAGGACAACGACACACTATTCTTGGGAAATATTTGCAATACATGGACAGAGGAAGCTGTATGTTTTTCTTAATATAAGCAATCATGAATCATGAGCCAGCAAGTAATTTACTTGATAAACTATGTACCTTCTGTTTTTCAGATTAAGAGAAGGCTGAATGAGTATGGGATACAAGGAGTTGAAAGCTTAACTCTGGTTCCTGATACTCAAAATGAGGGAAAGAACCGGGGCTTTGCATTTCTTGAGTTTTGTTGCCACGCAGATGCGATGATTGCATTTGAAAGGCTGCAGGAACCTGATGTTGTGTTTGGTCATCCCGAGAGAACTGCAAAAGTTGCTTTTGCAGAGCCGCTAAAGGAAACAGATGCAGAACTTATGTACAAGGTGCTTGAACCTACCTTTACCATCCGGCCTCTTGTATTTATAGAGAATTCCTTCATAACAAAGTTGCCTTAAATTTATATTGATAGGTTAGTGAAAGAGGTGACATGTAGAAGGATTTCACCGTACCTTCAATAATGGGTTAGCTACTTGTAGTATATCCAACAATTACAGTTTGCAATTCTGATCATGTTTAGGTACTGTACTTAGGAAGCTTGTTACTACAATTTGGATAATTTGGCACCAATCACCTATTTAGAGTTTGAATCTTAGATCAGACATTTTCTATAGTGGCGTGAAAGAACCAAAAAATATCTCCTTCAGTATCCTATTTTCACATTTAGGTTGTTCCCAATTATTTGTTCTTAGTATCCAACCATTACGCAAGCCTACAATTTGTCATGCCATGAAATACTTTTTCATGTTGTAGGCTAAGTCAGTTTTTATTGATGGACTCCCACCATATTGGGATGAAGATCATGTTAAGGACCGATTCAAAGCTTACGGTTTATTAGGTGTGGTGCTTGCTTGTGACATGTCAAGTGTCAAAAGAAATGGTTTCGGATTTCTTTACTTCTCAACCCATGAGGAAGCTCTTGCTTGTATTGAAGCCATCAACAACACCGAATTGGGTGATGATGGAAAACCGAAGGTATTTTCTAATTTGGAATATTATCATGTTTGTTTGTATATATAACTCCTTGTACCAAACAACATTCTCGCATGTCCTTGATTTTGGTGTTCTTAACTCAGGAAAAGGTACGGGTTAGACTTTCAAATCCATTACGTAAAAGTAAAGCTGTGAAAGGAGGAATGAGTGGCGGCTTTCGGATTGGACATTCTGGACCTGGTTTTAACAGACCTAGTAATTGATTGTGCTGCCTCCTCAAATTTGCTACTGCATGTGTTAGTTAAATTTTATGATTGCGCAGATAAAAGTTATATTAGGGGAGAATCAGTCCCTTGTCAGGTTTCCATGGTGGTAGGGATTTCAATAATCATGCCCTTAGTTGCGGTGGAATATATAATTCTGCATCCAATAACGACGGTTTTGAAGCTCCACCCTCTGACTTCCGAGCATGTGAGGCTCTTGTGTTTCGAGATAGACTGCCTATTGTGATTCAGTACATTAGTCTATTGTATCA
This genomic window contains:
- the LOC109733641 gene encoding heterogeneous nuclear ribonucleoprotein Q-like, with protein sequence MPSKRRRIAKRWFWRILLVNGRIQPRSKKKRIMLGWRRMSRWLSEMAKNRHLKKELEIFVRGLDREAVEEDIRKVFGQVGDVVEIRLYKDCSTNKNKGFAFVKFASKEQINGKQCCIGASEDNDTLFLGNICNTWTEEAIKRRLNEYGIQGVESLTLVPDTQNEGKNRGFAFLEFCCHADAMIAFERLQEPDVVFGHPERTAKVAFAEPLKETDAELMYKAKSVFIDGLPPYWDEDHVKDRFKAYGLLGVVLACDMSSVKRNGFGFLYFSTHEEALACIEAINNTELGDDGKPKEKVRVRLSNPLRKSKAVKGGMSGGFRIGHSGPGFNRPRRHSFGGHFGENPYFSAEGWPRVKRPHSQMEPDPGYFEPGPRCVCPRFDYYEPPFYRGNRFDHYDEPSFSIETLLGWGVLLHVITMALPQM